The following coding sequences are from one Lolium rigidum isolate FL_2022 chromosome 6, APGP_CSIRO_Lrig_0.1, whole genome shotgun sequence window:
- the LOC124668273 gene encoding metal tolerance protein 7-like — MGSSDTMRMPERMHRRPPSFLSGLFSAAACGSHGKQRKIAKYYEKQESLLKDFSEMETMNELGSLTGAPTEEELASLAKGERLAINLSNIINLILFAGKVVASFETVSMAVIASTLDSLLDLLSGFILWFTAHAMKKPNKYSYPIGKRRMQPVGIVVFASVMGCLGFQVLIESGRELVTQEHTKFDTYKELWMVGSMLSAAVVKFFLMLYCRTFKNEIVRAYAQDHFFDVITNSVGLVCALLAVRFHWWMDPVGAILIALYTITTWARTVLENVGTLIGRSAPAEYLTKLTYLIWNHHEEIRHIDTVRAYTFGTHYFVEVDVVLPGDMPLSQAHDIGEALQEKLEQLPEVERAFVHVDFEFTHRPEHKADV, encoded by the exons ATGGGCAGCAGCGACACCATGCGCATGCCGGAGCGGATGCACCGTCGGCCGCCTTCCTTCCTCTCTGGgctcttctccgccgccgcctgcggtTCCCACG GGAAACAGAGAaaaattgcaaagtactatgagaaGCAAGAGAGCCTTCTGAAGGATTTCAGTGAGATGGAGACCATGAATGAGCTGGGTAGCTTGACGGGTGCACCTACTGAA GAAGAGTTGGCGAGCCTGGCCAAGGGCGAACGTCTGGCCATCAACCTGTCCAACATAATTAACTTGATCCTCTTCGCCGGGAAAGTTGTCGCTTCCTTCGAAACCGTGTCGATGGCGGTGATCGCTTCGACGCTGGACTCGCTATTGGATCTCCTGTCAGGGTTCATCCTCTGGTTCACAGCCCACGCCATGAAGAAGCCCAACAAGTACAGCTACCCCATAGGGAAGAGGCGCATGCAGCCAGTG GGCATCGTGGTGTTTGCGTCCGTGATGGGCTGCCTAGGGTTCCAGGTGCTGATCGAGTCCGGGCGGGAGCTGGTCACGCAGGAGCACACGAAGTTTGACACATACAAGGAACTGTGGATGGTTGGGAGCATGCTGTCGGCGGCGGTGGTGAAGTTCTTCCTGATGCTCTACTGCCGGACCTTCAAGAACGAGATCGTCAGGGCGTACGCGCAGGACCACTTCTTCGACGTGATCACCAACTCCGTCGGCCTCGTCTGTGCGCTCCTGGCCGTCCGGTTCCACTGGTGGATGGACCCCGTCGGGGCCATACTG ATCGCGCTGTACACGATCACGACGTGGGCGAGGACGGTGCTGGAGAACGTGGGGACGCTGATCGGGCGGTCGGCGCCGGCGGAGTACCTGACGAAGCTGACGTACCTGATCTGGAACCACCACGAGGAGATCCGGCACATCGACACCGTGAGGGCGTATACATTTGGGACGCACTACTTTGTGGAGGTTGACGTTGTGCTCCCGGGTGACATGCCGCTCAGCCAAGCGCACGACATCGGGGAGGCGCTGCAGGAGAAGCTCGAGCAGCTGCCGGAGGTGGAGCGAGCCTTCGTCCATGTCGACTTCGAGTTCACCCACAGGCCCGAGCACAAGGCTGACGTATAG